Proteins encoded in a region of the Neodiprion lecontei isolate iyNeoLeco1 chromosome 5, iyNeoLeco1.1, whole genome shotgun sequence genome:
- the LOC107217140 gene encoding muscarinic acetylcholine receptor DM1 isoform X2, translating to MSLRNGDPPSLRKRAVAERRNVRSDDMNVTTTESLHRHSNESLNSTFETALEGVDPNVGLTTRYTIFEIVLITIVAVCLSLATVIGNSMVMISFKIDKRLQTISNYFLFSLAVADLAIGLISMPLFTVSTLLGYWPLGPHICDTWLALDYLASNASVLNLLIISFDRYFSVTRPLTYRAKRTTFRAGIMIACAWGISILLWPPWIYAWPYIEGERTVPDNACYIQFIETNHYITFGTAIAAFYVPVSVMCFLYWRIWRETEKRKKDLPNLQAGKKDASKRSNSSDEALDLDEWKRQRSESNVGADEINTTYITSSCIDGRYSEYKIKHRPFSWIWLKSWCIAWWHSGREDDDDDDEVGGPESSRTGHGWEETLTPISAETPLPSNMSRCPSLSVIQSTGISIGRNNSPACTICPSYGGVTEKGRLTTKSTSNDSVYTILIRLPTADGNGQAYGSDVPSIKMYSDDMVGLRINHAVENFDENYKYSLRGHGECHGFTGPAAPALRRPSHISEMRTPPLNDKIVPKQVTGGGGSGGSGGGGGGSGSGVGGRGLLNKTPNKKKKKPQEKKADTKAAKTLSAILLAFIITWTPYNILVLLKPLTACVGCIPQELWDFFYYLCYINSTINPVCYALCNASFRRTYVRILTCKWHSRDRTAVNRGYYN from the exons ATGTCCCTCAGGAACGGGGATCCACCGTCGCTGA GGAAGCGAGCGGTCGCGGAGAGGAGAAACGTACGTTCCGACGACATGAACGTAACAACAACGGAGAGCCTCCACCGTCACAGCAACGAGAGCCTTAATTCGACGTTCGAGACCGCATTGGAGGGTGTCGATCCCAACGTTGGATTAACGACGCGCTACACCATCTTCGAGATTGTCCTCATCACCATAGTCGCCGTGTGCCTCAGTCTGGCCACCGTGATCGGCAATAGCATGGTCATGATATCGTTCAAGATAGATAAACGGCTTCAGACGATATCGAACTACTTTCTCTTCAGCCTGGCCGTCGCCGATCTGGCAATCGGTCTCATATCCATGCCCCTTTTCACAGTCTCCACCCTCCTCGGTTACTGGCCCCTGGGACCCCATATTTGCGACACATGGCTCGCACTAGACTACCTGGCGAGCAACGCTTCGGTTCTCAACCTCCTCATCATCAGCTTTGACAGGTACTTCTCGGTGACCAGGCCCCTCACGTACAGAGCAAAACGAACCACCTTCAGAGCTGGTATAATGATCG CTTGCGCTTGGGGAATATCCATACTGCTTTGGCCACCGTGGATTTACGCTTGGCCCTATATCGAGGGCGAACGTACAGTACCCGACAATGCCTGCTACATACAGTTCATCGAAACGAATCACTACATTACTTTTGGCACGGCAATCGCAGCGTTTTATGTACCTGTTAGCGTAATGTGTTTCCTTTATTGGAGAATATGGAGGGAAACTGAAAAGCGTAAAAAGGATTTGCCAAATTTGCAAGCCGGAAAGAAGGACGCTAGCAAACGCAGCAACTCGAG CGACGAGGCTTTGGACTTGGACGAATGGAAACGGCAACGAAGCGAGTCCAACGTCGGGGCCGACGAAATCAATACAACGTACATTACGTCGTCTTGTATCGATGGTCGCTACTCCGAATATAAAATC AAACATCGGCCGTTCTCTTGGATCTGGCTCAAGTCTTGGTGCATCGCGTGGTGGCACAGCGGACGtgaagacgacgacgacgatgacgaagTTGGGGGTCCGGAAAGCAGCAGGACGGGACATGGCTGGGAAGAAACCCTGACCCCTATATCGGCGGAGACGCCTCTTCCGAGCAACATGTCGCGATGCCCTTCCCTGAGCGTCATTCAATCCACCGGAATATCAATCGGTCGCAATAATTCCCCGGCCTGCACGATATGTCCGAGCTACGGTGGGGTAACGGAAAAAGGTCGGCTCACCACGAAGAGTACTTCGAATGATTCG GTGTACACGATACTGATAAGACTACCTACCGCAGATGGAAACGGCCAAGCCTATGGTAGCGATGTTCCTAGCATTAAAATGTACTCAGATGACATGGTGGGTCTACGGATAAATCACGCGGTGGAGAACTTCGATGAAAACTACAAGTACTCGCTGCGTGGTCACGGTGAATGTCACGGTTTCACAGGACCCGCAGCACCGGCGCTGAGGCGGCCTTCGCACATATCGGAAATGAGGACGCCACCGTTGAACGACAAGATAGTACCGAAGCAGGTAACGGGGGGTGGCGGTAGTGGCGGcagtggtggtggtggtggtggtagtgGTAGTGGTGTTGGTGGTAGGGGTTTGCTCAACAAGACGccgaataagaagaagaagaagccgCAGGAGAAGAAGGCGGACACAAAGGCGGCCAAAACGCTTTCGGCGATTCTACTTGCGTTTATAATAACCTGGACACCGTACAATATACTTGTATTGTTGAAACCGTTGACCGCGTGCGTTGGCTGCATTCCTCAAGAATTGTGGGACTTTTTCTATTATCTTTGTTACATTAATAGTACGATTAATCCTGTGTGTTACGCGTTGTGCAACGCGTCGTTTCGTAGAACGTACGTAAGAATACTCACATGTAAATGGCATAGTAGGGACAGAACGGCGGTGAACCGAggatattataattga
- the LOC107217140 gene encoding muscarinic acetylcholine receptor DM1 isoform X1 encodes MSLRNGDPPSLRKRAVAERRNVRSDDMNVTTTESLHRHSNESLNSTFETALEGVDPNVGLTTRYTIFEIVLITIVAVCLSLATVIGNSMVMISFKIDKRLQTISNYFLFSLAVADLAIGLISMPLFTVSTLLGYWPLGPHICDTWLALDYLASNASVLNLLIISFDRYFSVTRPLTYRAKRTTFRAGIMIACAWGISILLWPPWIYAWPYIEGERTVPDNACYIQFIETNHYITFGTAIAAFYVPVSVMCFLYWRIWRETEKRKKDLPNLQAGKKDASKRSNSRYMHSDEALDLDEWKRQRSESNVGADEINTTYITSSCIDGRYSEYKIKHRPFSWIWLKSWCIAWWHSGREDDDDDDEVGGPESSRTGHGWEETLTPISAETPLPSNMSRCPSLSVIQSTGISIGRNNSPACTICPSYGGVTEKGRLTTKSTSNDSVYTILIRLPTADGNGQAYGSDVPSIKMYSDDMVGLRINHAVENFDENYKYSLRGHGECHGFTGPAAPALRRPSHISEMRTPPLNDKIVPKQVTGGGGSGGSGGGGGGSGSGVGGRGLLNKTPNKKKKKPQEKKADTKAAKTLSAILLAFIITWTPYNILVLLKPLTACVGCIPQELWDFFYYLCYINSTINPVCYALCNASFRRTYVRILTCKWHSRDRTAVNRGYYN; translated from the exons ATGTCCCTCAGGAACGGGGATCCACCGTCGCTGA GGAAGCGAGCGGTCGCGGAGAGGAGAAACGTACGTTCCGACGACATGAACGTAACAACAACGGAGAGCCTCCACCGTCACAGCAACGAGAGCCTTAATTCGACGTTCGAGACCGCATTGGAGGGTGTCGATCCCAACGTTGGATTAACGACGCGCTACACCATCTTCGAGATTGTCCTCATCACCATAGTCGCCGTGTGCCTCAGTCTGGCCACCGTGATCGGCAATAGCATGGTCATGATATCGTTCAAGATAGATAAACGGCTTCAGACGATATCGAACTACTTTCTCTTCAGCCTGGCCGTCGCCGATCTGGCAATCGGTCTCATATCCATGCCCCTTTTCACAGTCTCCACCCTCCTCGGTTACTGGCCCCTGGGACCCCATATTTGCGACACATGGCTCGCACTAGACTACCTGGCGAGCAACGCTTCGGTTCTCAACCTCCTCATCATCAGCTTTGACAGGTACTTCTCGGTGACCAGGCCCCTCACGTACAGAGCAAAACGAACCACCTTCAGAGCTGGTATAATGATCG CTTGCGCTTGGGGAATATCCATACTGCTTTGGCCACCGTGGATTTACGCTTGGCCCTATATCGAGGGCGAACGTACAGTACCCGACAATGCCTGCTACATACAGTTCATCGAAACGAATCACTACATTACTTTTGGCACGGCAATCGCAGCGTTTTATGTACCTGTTAGCGTAATGTGTTTCCTTTATTGGAGAATATGGAGGGAAACTGAAAAGCGTAAAAAGGATTTGCCAAATTTGCAAGCCGGAAAGAAGGACGCTAGCAAACGCAGCAACTCGAGGTACATGCATAG CGACGAGGCTTTGGACTTGGACGAATGGAAACGGCAACGAAGCGAGTCCAACGTCGGGGCCGACGAAATCAATACAACGTACATTACGTCGTCTTGTATCGATGGTCGCTACTCCGAATATAAAATC AAACATCGGCCGTTCTCTTGGATCTGGCTCAAGTCTTGGTGCATCGCGTGGTGGCACAGCGGACGtgaagacgacgacgacgatgacgaagTTGGGGGTCCGGAAAGCAGCAGGACGGGACATGGCTGGGAAGAAACCCTGACCCCTATATCGGCGGAGACGCCTCTTCCGAGCAACATGTCGCGATGCCCTTCCCTGAGCGTCATTCAATCCACCGGAATATCAATCGGTCGCAATAATTCCCCGGCCTGCACGATATGTCCGAGCTACGGTGGGGTAACGGAAAAAGGTCGGCTCACCACGAAGAGTACTTCGAATGATTCG GTGTACACGATACTGATAAGACTACCTACCGCAGATGGAAACGGCCAAGCCTATGGTAGCGATGTTCCTAGCATTAAAATGTACTCAGATGACATGGTGGGTCTACGGATAAATCACGCGGTGGAGAACTTCGATGAAAACTACAAGTACTCGCTGCGTGGTCACGGTGAATGTCACGGTTTCACAGGACCCGCAGCACCGGCGCTGAGGCGGCCTTCGCACATATCGGAAATGAGGACGCCACCGTTGAACGACAAGATAGTACCGAAGCAGGTAACGGGGGGTGGCGGTAGTGGCGGcagtggtggtggtggtggtggtagtgGTAGTGGTGTTGGTGGTAGGGGTTTGCTCAACAAGACGccgaataagaagaagaagaagccgCAGGAGAAGAAGGCGGACACAAAGGCGGCCAAAACGCTTTCGGCGATTCTACTTGCGTTTATAATAACCTGGACACCGTACAATATACTTGTATTGTTGAAACCGTTGACCGCGTGCGTTGGCTGCATTCCTCAAGAATTGTGGGACTTTTTCTATTATCTTTGTTACATTAATAGTACGATTAATCCTGTGTGTTACGCGTTGTGCAACGCGTCGTTTCGTAGAACGTACGTAAGAATACTCACATGTAAATGGCATAGTAGGGACAGAACGGCGGTGAACCGAggatattataattga
- the LOC107217140 gene encoding muscarinic acetylcholine receptor DM1 isoform X3, which produces MNVTTTESLHRHSNESLNSTFETALEGVDPNVGLTTRYTIFEIVLITIVAVCLSLATVIGNSMVMISFKIDKRLQTISNYFLFSLAVADLAIGLISMPLFTVSTLLGYWPLGPHICDTWLALDYLASNASVLNLLIISFDRYFSVTRPLTYRAKRTTFRAGIMIACAWGISILLWPPWIYAWPYIEGERTVPDNACYIQFIETNHYITFGTAIAAFYVPVSVMCFLYWRIWRETEKRKKDLPNLQAGKKDASKRSNSRYMHSDEALDLDEWKRQRSESNVGADEINTTYITSSCIDGRYSEYKIKHRPFSWIWLKSWCIAWWHSGREDDDDDDEVGGPESSRTGHGWEETLTPISAETPLPSNMSRCPSLSVIQSTGISIGRNNSPACTICPSYGGVTEKGRLTTKSTSNDSVYTILIRLPTADGNGQAYGSDVPSIKMYSDDMVGLRINHAVENFDENYKYSLRGHGECHGFTGPAAPALRRPSHISEMRTPPLNDKIVPKQVTGGGGSGGSGGGGGGSGSGVGGRGLLNKTPNKKKKKPQEKKADTKAAKTLSAILLAFIITWTPYNILVLLKPLTACVGCIPQELWDFFYYLCYINSTINPVCYALCNASFRRTYVRILTCKWHSRDRTAVNRGYYN; this is translated from the exons ATGAACGTAACAACAACGGAGAGCCTCCACCGTCACAGCAACGAGAGCCTTAATTCGACGTTCGAGACCGCATTGGAGGGTGTCGATCCCAACGTTGGATTAACGACGCGCTACACCATCTTCGAGATTGTCCTCATCACCATAGTCGCCGTGTGCCTCAGTCTGGCCACCGTGATCGGCAATAGCATGGTCATGATATCGTTCAAGATAGATAAACGGCTTCAGACGATATCGAACTACTTTCTCTTCAGCCTGGCCGTCGCCGATCTGGCAATCGGTCTCATATCCATGCCCCTTTTCACAGTCTCCACCCTCCTCGGTTACTGGCCCCTGGGACCCCATATTTGCGACACATGGCTCGCACTAGACTACCTGGCGAGCAACGCTTCGGTTCTCAACCTCCTCATCATCAGCTTTGACAGGTACTTCTCGGTGACCAGGCCCCTCACGTACAGAGCAAAACGAACCACCTTCAGAGCTGGTATAATGATCG CTTGCGCTTGGGGAATATCCATACTGCTTTGGCCACCGTGGATTTACGCTTGGCCCTATATCGAGGGCGAACGTACAGTACCCGACAATGCCTGCTACATACAGTTCATCGAAACGAATCACTACATTACTTTTGGCACGGCAATCGCAGCGTTTTATGTACCTGTTAGCGTAATGTGTTTCCTTTATTGGAGAATATGGAGGGAAACTGAAAAGCGTAAAAAGGATTTGCCAAATTTGCAAGCCGGAAAGAAGGACGCTAGCAAACGCAGCAACTCGAGGTACATGCATAG CGACGAGGCTTTGGACTTGGACGAATGGAAACGGCAACGAAGCGAGTCCAACGTCGGGGCCGACGAAATCAATACAACGTACATTACGTCGTCTTGTATCGATGGTCGCTACTCCGAATATAAAATC AAACATCGGCCGTTCTCTTGGATCTGGCTCAAGTCTTGGTGCATCGCGTGGTGGCACAGCGGACGtgaagacgacgacgacgatgacgaagTTGGGGGTCCGGAAAGCAGCAGGACGGGACATGGCTGGGAAGAAACCCTGACCCCTATATCGGCGGAGACGCCTCTTCCGAGCAACATGTCGCGATGCCCTTCCCTGAGCGTCATTCAATCCACCGGAATATCAATCGGTCGCAATAATTCCCCGGCCTGCACGATATGTCCGAGCTACGGTGGGGTAACGGAAAAAGGTCGGCTCACCACGAAGAGTACTTCGAATGATTCG GTGTACACGATACTGATAAGACTACCTACCGCAGATGGAAACGGCCAAGCCTATGGTAGCGATGTTCCTAGCATTAAAATGTACTCAGATGACATGGTGGGTCTACGGATAAATCACGCGGTGGAGAACTTCGATGAAAACTACAAGTACTCGCTGCGTGGTCACGGTGAATGTCACGGTTTCACAGGACCCGCAGCACCGGCGCTGAGGCGGCCTTCGCACATATCGGAAATGAGGACGCCACCGTTGAACGACAAGATAGTACCGAAGCAGGTAACGGGGGGTGGCGGTAGTGGCGGcagtggtggtggtggtggtggtagtgGTAGTGGTGTTGGTGGTAGGGGTTTGCTCAACAAGACGccgaataagaagaagaagaagccgCAGGAGAAGAAGGCGGACACAAAGGCGGCCAAAACGCTTTCGGCGATTCTACTTGCGTTTATAATAACCTGGACACCGTACAATATACTTGTATTGTTGAAACCGTTGACCGCGTGCGTTGGCTGCATTCCTCAAGAATTGTGGGACTTTTTCTATTATCTTTGTTACATTAATAGTACGATTAATCCTGTGTGTTACGCGTTGTGCAACGCGTCGTTTCGTAGAACGTACGTAAGAATACTCACATGTAAATGGCATAGTAGGGACAGAACGGCGGTGAACCGAggatattataattga
- the LOC107217155 gene encoding 5-aminolevulinate synthase, erythroid-specific, mitochondrial isoform X3 — MHCPFLSNLSSNYVRNYGSSLVSNYRQHCPVMSRMFISLSVKPRLQEEPVTEKDHCPYSPSLNVRQKNGAVAESVTVKDKVSRSPLPKLEPSEFPYEEFFHKQIMQKKLDHSYRIFKKVNRSVTEFPSAMEYSWGEKPITVWCSNDYLGMSRHPEVLRSVNEALKKFGAGAGGTRNISGNSVGHELLEARLSRLHEKEAGLLFTSCYVANDSTLFTLAKTMPRCEIFSDAGNHASMIQGIRNSAVPKHIFKHNDPKDLDSLLSRVDKTIPKIVAFETVHSMTGDICPLEELCDVAHHHGAMTFVDEVHAVGLYGNKGGGVGERDGVLDKMDVISGTLGKAFGNMGGYIVGRKTMVDFVRSYAAGFIFTTSLPPTVLYGALTAVDILASDEGRRLRKSQQENVAYLKSALTNARLPVERSPSHIIPIKIGDPEMSARLADTLLREKGHYVQAINYPTVAKGEEKLRLAPTPFHTKFMMNNLVRDIVDVWRDLGLPRVTSVQ, encoded by the exons ATGCACTGCCCATTTCTATCGAACCTTTCGAGCAACTACGTTCGAAATTACGGCTCTTCCCTGGTGTCAAATTACCGACAACACTGCCCAGTTATGTCCCGAATGTTTATCTCATTATCGGTGAAGCCCCGGCTCCAGGAAGAACCGGTCACGGAAAAAGACCACTGCCCATATTCTCCGTCTCTCAATGTGCGCCAAAAAAATGGTGCCGTTGCTGAGTCGGTCACGGTCAAAGACAAAGTCTCAAGGTCTCCTCTGCCCAAATTAGAACCGTCAGAATTTCCGTACGAAGAATTCTTTCACAAGCAAATAATGCAGAAGAAACTTGATCACTCTTACCGTATATTCAAAAAGGTGAATCGATCAGTGACGGAGTTTCCATCAGCGATGGAATACTCCTGGGGTGAGAAACCGATAACGGTTTGGTGCTCCAACGACTACTTGGGTATGTCACGTCACCCGGAAGTCCTGCGGTCGGTGAACGAGGCGCTTAAGAAGTTCGGGGCTGGTGCAGGCGGGACGCGAAACATATCCGGTAATTCGGTCGGCCATGAATTGCTCGAGGCGCGTTTGTCCCGTCTGCACGAAAAGGAGGCCGGTCTGCTCTTCACTTCCTGTTACGTAGCGAACGACTCGACCTTGTTCACGCTCGCCAAGACGATGCCACGTTGCGAGATATTCTCGGACGCCGGTAACCACGCCTCAATGATCCAGGGCATCAGGAACAGCGCCGTTCCAAAGCACATATTCAAGCACAACGACCCCAAGGATCTTGACTCGCTGCTTTCCAGGGTGGACAAAACCATCCCTAAGATAGTCGCTTTCGAAACGGTCCACTCCATGACCGGGGACATTTGTCCCCTGGAAGAGTTGTGCGATGTAGCCCATCATCACGGGGCCATGACCTTCGTCGACGAGGTTCACGCGGTTGGATTGTACGGGAATAAGGGTGGCGGTGTCGGGGAACGCGACGGCGTCTTGGACAAGATGGACGTGATTTCCGGAACGTTGGGAAAGGCGTTTGGTAACATGGGCGGTTACATCGTAGGCAGGAAGACCATGGTCGACTTTGTCAGGAGCTACGCGGCTGGTTTCATTTTCACCACTTCGTTACCACCCACCGTTTTGTACGGCGCGTTAACAGCCGTTGATATATTGGCTTCGGACGAGGGTAGAAGGTTGAGAAAATCTCAACAGGAGAACGTTGCCTACTTGAAATCAGCCCTGACCAATGCTCGGCTTCCGGTTGAACGATCGCCGTCGCATATTATACCGATAAAG ATCGGTGATCCGGAAATGTCAGCTCGATTAGCAGACACTTTACTGAGGGAAAAGGGGCATTACGTTCAGGCAATTAATTATCCAACGGTCGCTAAGGGCGAGGAAAAACTGCGACTGGCACCAACGCCGTTCCACACGAAATTTATGATGAACAATCTCGTTCGCGATATTGTCGACGTTTGGAGGGACTTAGGATTGCCCAGAGTGACTTCTGTTCAATGA
- the LOC107217155 gene encoding 5-aminolevulinate synthase, erythroid-specific, mitochondrial isoform X1, whose protein sequence is MEQMPSADRVRLFQVTFYLTKTVKGPIESMHCPFLSNLSSNYVRNYGSSLVSNYRQHCPVMSRMFISLSVKPRLQEEPVTEKDHCPYSPSLNVRQKNGAVAESVTVKDKVSRSPLPKLEPSEFPYEEFFHKQIMQKKLDHSYRIFKKVNRSVTEFPSAMEYSWGEKPITVWCSNDYLGMSRHPEVLRSVNEALKKFGAGAGGTRNISGNSVGHELLEARLSRLHEKEAGLLFTSCYVANDSTLFTLAKTMPRCEIFSDAGNHASMIQGIRNSAVPKHIFKHNDPKDLDSLLSRVDKTIPKIVAFETVHSMTGDICPLEELCDVAHHHGAMTFVDEVHAVGLYGNKGGGVGERDGVLDKMDVISGTLGKAFGNMGGYIVGRKTMVDFVRSYAAGFIFTTSLPPTVLYGALTAVDILASDEGRRLRKSQQENVAYLKSALTNARLPVERSPSHIIPIKIGDPEMSARLADTLLREKGHYVQAINYPTVAKGEEKLRLAPTPFHTKFMMNNLVRDIVDVWRDLGLPRVTSVQ, encoded by the exons ATGGAACAAATGCCGTCAGCTGAT CGGGTTCGTCTTTTCCAAGTGACTTTTTATCTGACAAAGACCGTGAAAG GTCCAATCGAAAGCATGCACTGCCCATTTCTATCGAACCTTTCGAGCAACTACGTTCGAAATTACGGCTCTTCCCTGGTGTCAAATTACCGACAACACTGCCCAGTTATGTCCCGAATGTTTATCTCATTATCGGTGAAGCCCCGGCTCCAGGAAGAACCGGTCACGGAAAAAGACCACTGCCCATATTCTCCGTCTCTCAATGTGCGCCAAAAAAATGGTGCCGTTGCTGAGTCGGTCACGGTCAAAGACAAAGTCTCAAGGTCTCCTCTGCCCAAATTAGAACCGTCAGAATTTCCGTACGAAGAATTCTTTCACAAGCAAATAATGCAGAAGAAACTTGATCACTCTTACCGTATATTCAAAAAGGTGAATCGATCAGTGACGGAGTTTCCATCAGCGATGGAATACTCCTGGGGTGAGAAACCGATAACGGTTTGGTGCTCCAACGACTACTTGGGTATGTCACGTCACCCGGAAGTCCTGCGGTCGGTGAACGAGGCGCTTAAGAAGTTCGGGGCTGGTGCAGGCGGGACGCGAAACATATCCGGTAATTCGGTCGGCCATGAATTGCTCGAGGCGCGTTTGTCCCGTCTGCACGAAAAGGAGGCCGGTCTGCTCTTCACTTCCTGTTACGTAGCGAACGACTCGACCTTGTTCACGCTCGCCAAGACGATGCCACGTTGCGAGATATTCTCGGACGCCGGTAACCACGCCTCAATGATCCAGGGCATCAGGAACAGCGCCGTTCCAAAGCACATATTCAAGCACAACGACCCCAAGGATCTTGACTCGCTGCTTTCCAGGGTGGACAAAACCATCCCTAAGATAGTCGCTTTCGAAACGGTCCACTCCATGACCGGGGACATTTGTCCCCTGGAAGAGTTGTGCGATGTAGCCCATCATCACGGGGCCATGACCTTCGTCGACGAGGTTCACGCGGTTGGATTGTACGGGAATAAGGGTGGCGGTGTCGGGGAACGCGACGGCGTCTTGGACAAGATGGACGTGATTTCCGGAACGTTGGGAAAGGCGTTTGGTAACATGGGCGGTTACATCGTAGGCAGGAAGACCATGGTCGACTTTGTCAGGAGCTACGCGGCTGGTTTCATTTTCACCACTTCGTTACCACCCACCGTTTTGTACGGCGCGTTAACAGCCGTTGATATATTGGCTTCGGACGAGGGTAGAAGGTTGAGAAAATCTCAACAGGAGAACGTTGCCTACTTGAAATCAGCCCTGACCAATGCTCGGCTTCCGGTTGAACGATCGCCGTCGCATATTATACCGATAAAG ATCGGTGATCCGGAAATGTCAGCTCGATTAGCAGACACTTTACTGAGGGAAAAGGGGCATTACGTTCAGGCAATTAATTATCCAACGGTCGCTAAGGGCGAGGAAAAACTGCGACTGGCACCAACGCCGTTCCACACGAAATTTATGATGAACAATCTCGTTCGCGATATTGTCGACGTTTGGAGGGACTTAGGATTGCCCAGAGTGACTTCTGTTCAATGA
- the LOC107217155 gene encoding 5-aminolevulinate synthase, erythroid-specific, mitochondrial isoform X2, whose translation MGVGPRVRLFQVTFYLTKTVKGPIESMHCPFLSNLSSNYVRNYGSSLVSNYRQHCPVMSRMFISLSVKPRLQEEPVTEKDHCPYSPSLNVRQKNGAVAESVTVKDKVSRSPLPKLEPSEFPYEEFFHKQIMQKKLDHSYRIFKKVNRSVTEFPSAMEYSWGEKPITVWCSNDYLGMSRHPEVLRSVNEALKKFGAGAGGTRNISGNSVGHELLEARLSRLHEKEAGLLFTSCYVANDSTLFTLAKTMPRCEIFSDAGNHASMIQGIRNSAVPKHIFKHNDPKDLDSLLSRVDKTIPKIVAFETVHSMTGDICPLEELCDVAHHHGAMTFVDEVHAVGLYGNKGGGVGERDGVLDKMDVISGTLGKAFGNMGGYIVGRKTMVDFVRSYAAGFIFTTSLPPTVLYGALTAVDILASDEGRRLRKSQQENVAYLKSALTNARLPVERSPSHIIPIKIGDPEMSARLADTLLREKGHYVQAINYPTVAKGEEKLRLAPTPFHTKFMMNNLVRDIVDVWRDLGLPRVTSVQ comes from the exons ATGGGAGTTGGTCCC CGGGTTCGTCTTTTCCAAGTGACTTTTTATCTGACAAAGACCGTGAAAG GTCCAATCGAAAGCATGCACTGCCCATTTCTATCGAACCTTTCGAGCAACTACGTTCGAAATTACGGCTCTTCCCTGGTGTCAAATTACCGACAACACTGCCCAGTTATGTCCCGAATGTTTATCTCATTATCGGTGAAGCCCCGGCTCCAGGAAGAACCGGTCACGGAAAAAGACCACTGCCCATATTCTCCGTCTCTCAATGTGCGCCAAAAAAATGGTGCCGTTGCTGAGTCGGTCACGGTCAAAGACAAAGTCTCAAGGTCTCCTCTGCCCAAATTAGAACCGTCAGAATTTCCGTACGAAGAATTCTTTCACAAGCAAATAATGCAGAAGAAACTTGATCACTCTTACCGTATATTCAAAAAGGTGAATCGATCAGTGACGGAGTTTCCATCAGCGATGGAATACTCCTGGGGTGAGAAACCGATAACGGTTTGGTGCTCCAACGACTACTTGGGTATGTCACGTCACCCGGAAGTCCTGCGGTCGGTGAACGAGGCGCTTAAGAAGTTCGGGGCTGGTGCAGGCGGGACGCGAAACATATCCGGTAATTCGGTCGGCCATGAATTGCTCGAGGCGCGTTTGTCCCGTCTGCACGAAAAGGAGGCCGGTCTGCTCTTCACTTCCTGTTACGTAGCGAACGACTCGACCTTGTTCACGCTCGCCAAGACGATGCCACGTTGCGAGATATTCTCGGACGCCGGTAACCACGCCTCAATGATCCAGGGCATCAGGAACAGCGCCGTTCCAAAGCACATATTCAAGCACAACGACCCCAAGGATCTTGACTCGCTGCTTTCCAGGGTGGACAAAACCATCCCTAAGATAGTCGCTTTCGAAACGGTCCACTCCATGACCGGGGACATTTGTCCCCTGGAAGAGTTGTGCGATGTAGCCCATCATCACGGGGCCATGACCTTCGTCGACGAGGTTCACGCGGTTGGATTGTACGGGAATAAGGGTGGCGGTGTCGGGGAACGCGACGGCGTCTTGGACAAGATGGACGTGATTTCCGGAACGTTGGGAAAGGCGTTTGGTAACATGGGCGGTTACATCGTAGGCAGGAAGACCATGGTCGACTTTGTCAGGAGCTACGCGGCTGGTTTCATTTTCACCACTTCGTTACCACCCACCGTTTTGTACGGCGCGTTAACAGCCGTTGATATATTGGCTTCGGACGAGGGTAGAAGGTTGAGAAAATCTCAACAGGAGAACGTTGCCTACTTGAAATCAGCCCTGACCAATGCTCGGCTTCCGGTTGAACGATCGCCGTCGCATATTATACCGATAAAG ATCGGTGATCCGGAAATGTCAGCTCGATTAGCAGACACTTTACTGAGGGAAAAGGGGCATTACGTTCAGGCAATTAATTATCCAACGGTCGCTAAGGGCGAGGAAAAACTGCGACTGGCACCAACGCCGTTCCACACGAAATTTATGATGAACAATCTCGTTCGCGATATTGTCGACGTTTGGAGGGACTTAGGATTGCCCAGAGTGACTTCTGTTCAATGA